The genomic DNA ATGAGATATACGACCAAATCGTATTTGATGAGAAATTCACAGGAATTGGCAAAGTATCTGGGGATTCCCCAATTATACTGCTAAATGGTTTTTCCAAGGTTCATCTGATGTCTGGCTGGAGAATTGGTTATGTTGCGTTTAACAACTCGCCCAAGCTTGCACCAATTAGAGAAAATCTGCCAAAATTAGCACGTGTGCGAATATCCACAAATTTACCAGTACAATATGCAGCGCTGGAATCATTGAGAGGACCGCAAGGATATGTCTCTGAATTTGTAACAGAGCTCAAAAAACGACGCGACTTTGTAGTAAAAAGACTAAACTCCATTTCTGGCCTGTCATGTTCAAATCCAAAGGGTGCATTCTATGCTTTTCCAAAAATCGAAAAAAACCCATACAAAACAGATCAGGAATTCGTAATGGAGCTGCTAAGAAAAACAGGAGTACTGACTGTTCATGGATCTGGATTTGGAACACAGTATGGCAGTGGCCATTTCAGAATTGTGTTTCTGCCTGACCTGAACATACTTGACTTTGCTCTAAACGAAATAGAAAAGTTCTGTCAGTAATGCCAACTGGTTGTTTTTAGCGGTGTGATTTCTATCACACAGTCGGTCTGATCGAGCAACTGTTTTGCAGATTTTTCTTTGAGAGTTCTAAAATAGCGAAGCAAAATCTGTCCTGCGATTTTTTTGACTGTATTGTGTTCTTTGATGAGCCTTGCCTTGCCTGATACCATCATGCCATCAATTGGGTGCCAAATTCCAACATCTATGCAAAAGCACACTTTTTTGTTCTTTGAGATGTTTTTTGCCTTGGAAGTCCTTGTGTTTGTGCCGATGTAGAATTTTTTTTCAATTTTTTTATACCATACTGGAACCAAATGCGGGCTTCCCTTGGAATCAATCGTAGCAAGATGCATAATCTTTTGTTTTTTTAGCAGAACTTCTTTACGCATATTTTTTCTTAAATCCCAAGATAATCAAAAATCCGCCAAATGCAAACATTCCTAGTGTGACCTTTTCGTTTGTTATCTCTCCATTGAACATAAAATCCACTATAAATTCCGGACCCCAGACTATCAGATTCTGCACCAATGTAATTGCACCAACCACTACAAATAACACTCCCATCGCAGAATACCAGTTTCTGCCCCTTCGTGGATGATGTTCACTCATTTAGAGAATTTTGATTCCGGGGTTTTTCATCTTGTTTTTGATCATGGCGTTGAGTAGGAGTGGAGTTGCAATCTCTGCCTGATATGCCAGTGCGCCAGAGCCCAGAAATATTGGCCGCAGGCCGCTAATCTCTACAATTAGGCCATTTACCACATCAATAGATTCCTTATCGTCACCGCAGACAAAAATATCATAATCCAGCGTAAAGTTTGGGTCAATGAGTTTTTTTTCCGATATGACATGAAATGCTGATACAAGCTTGTTTTTGTTTTTCATGTGTTTTTGCACCATTTGGTGTGAGAATGGCTTGTTCTCCTTTAATGGTATGAACTCAAAACCAATGTCTGTCTTTGTCATTGGAACTATGGGTGATATTACGGTGCAGCTGTCCTTTATGTTTCCAAGCAGGCCAGAACACACAGAATCAATATTTTCATATGGTATTGATAGAATCAGAACGTCGCTTTGAGCTGCAACGGAATTGTTGTCTGTCCCAGAAATTGTTCCGCTGATATTCCCAAATCCCTGATTTGCTATTTGCAAATATTCTTTTGCGGCATCAGATGCTCTTTGCGCATCTCTGGAGCCAATTAGGATTTCGTGCTTTTTGCACCAGCGCAGTGCAAAGCCTTTTCCCATACCGCCAGTGCCCCCAATGATTCCTATTTTCAACTAAACCTCGGCAAGCAATCTTATTATTATCTTTATGGAGAAATTTGAAAATCCATGGGATTGATAATATTTTTGCGTCATGGACAAGCGCAGAACAACACCTCTCGAGTTTTGGCAGGACGTGCGCCTGGAGTCCAACTCACACCAAAAGGAATCACGCAAGCCAACGACATTGGAAGATTCCTAAAATCACTTGATATTTCTCATATCTATGCAAGCCCAATAGAGCGTGCGCACAAGACCGCCCAAATTGTAGGCGATCACGTTGGACTGCCGACAACTGTGGATGAGCGTCTTTATGAGATAGAGATGGGCAAATTTTCCGGAATGGCATACGATGATCTGTATGCAAAACACGGAAACATCTTTTTGAAATTTTATCAGGACGATCCAATAATTGAGGAAAACGGGGTGGAAACATTCATGCAGGTCAAAAGCAGGGTCATGAGCATTGTGGATCACGTCAGAAAGGAACACTCTGGCAAAAACGTTTTGCTTGTGACACACATGGATCCGATCAAGGCAATGATATCAAATATCCTAAATCTAAACGCCAGTTCTCTTTTTGAGCTCATTATTGCAAATGCATCATTGACAATAATTCGAGAAGAGCAGGGAAAATTTTCCTTGTCTGCTATCAACGCAATGAACTCTGATCGATACAACCAAGGACCTTTCTAATAATCTGCAAAAGGCTTAAATTGAATTTGCAGTTCACCAGCTACATTCAGTCATGACAAGAGTAATAGTATTGATGTCAATTTTGACTATTTTACTTGTTTTACCAACATTACAATTGGTCTTTGCTGCAACAGAAGCTGGAGATTATATTAACCGCAAAACAGAGGTCTGGAATCTATTTTTCAAGATGATGACAATAGCATTTACCGTTGGAGCAGTAGTATCTGGCACACTTATCTGGGTTGTATGGAGATTCAGAGAGTCTCACCCCAAAGCCACGCCAACTAAATATGAAGAAAAAGGTGATTGGTAATTTCTAGCTTCTTATTTTTGGAAAAATTAGCACTAGTTGACGATTCTTCCACTTGGCTTTTAACATACAATCACGTGTTTTTACATGAGGACAAAAAGGTGAGCAGTAAATGAGCGGACACTCTAACTGGCCTGAATGGGTCTACATCGGCGTTGTTATTTGCTTATTGGCATACGTAGGAGCCGAGGCATGGAATGTAGAGCGAATTGTAGAGCACATTCCTGCTGAAGCAGAAGTAATCAAGGTAGTTGGACAACAATGGTTTTGGACCTTTGAGCATGCAGATGGAACCAAAGAAGTAGGCGAACTTCACGTCAAAAAAGGAAAACCATACAAGTTTGAGGTCACTGCCAAAGACGTCAACCACTCATTCAACATTCATGATTATGTCGTATTACAGGACGCCATTGTTGGCAAAGTAAACACAATCTGGTTTGCGCCAGACAAGGCAGGAGAATATGTCATCCAGTGCAGGGAATACTGTGGTCTATTGCACTATAACATGAGAGCGACACTATATGTGGAGGAATAAAATGAACATTGATAACTTAATAAATCAAACACAGGTGGAAAACTAAATGGTATTAGAGCTATCTAAGCCGCGACCAATTTGGCAGATAATGTTTTCGACTCATCACACTGATGTCGGGCTGCTATACACGATCACATCTCTATCATTCTTCTTCCTTGGTGGTGCTCTGGCACTGTTAATTAGAGCAGAACTATTCTTGCCTGGAAGTCAGATCATTTCAGATGCAACGACGTATAACCGAATTTTCACCGTTCATGGAACAACTTTGATCTTTTTATTCCTCTTACCATTCGCATCTGCGGTTGGCAACTATTTTGTTCCAATCATGGTCAGATACAAAGACATGGCGTATCCAAAACTAAATGCTGTTGCATTTTGGATGATCCCGCCAGCAGGCGCACTAATCTGGCTTGGCTTTGCTGACTTTAGTTGGTATGCAACCCCGCCGTACTCTACAATTCGCTCACCTGGTCCTTCAGCCGACATGTGGATATTTGCCCAGAAAATCTTGGGTGTATCATCAGTTCTAGGCGCAATCAACTTTGTAGTTACAATTCTCAAGTGCAAGCACCCTGATCTACCACTAAGCAAGGTACCTTTACTGGCTTGGTCATTTTTGAGCTCATCCCTAATTATTATAGTGGCGGTGCCTACATTTGCCGCCGCACTCGTAATGTTGTTAACTGACAGGCTCGGTGTTTCTGGATTCTTCGATCCATCAAAAGGCGGAGATCCAATTGCATATCAGCATCTGTTCTGGTTTACATTCCATCCCGAGGTGTATGTATTGGTAATTCCTGCAATCGGCATGATGTATGAAATCATTCCTAGATTCTCAAGGAGGCCGATCTTTAGCCATGGTTCTGGAATCTTTGCATTTGTGATGCTTGCACTTGTCGGATTCTCTTCATGGGCTCACCACATGTATTCAACAGGCATGTCGTTTACAGAAAAAACGGTATTCATGGTTGGAACCTTGGCAGCAGTTCCAGCATCTGCAATGCATGTATTCAACTTTATAGCCACAATGTGGGGCGCAAGAATTCGATTTGCAACACCAATGATGTGGGCAGTCGGAGGAATCGCACTATTCTTCTCAGCAGGAGCGGGCGGTGTAGCAAATGCTGCAATGCCGTTTGACTTTATCACACACGACACATACTGGGTGGTAGGACACTTCCATCTCTTTGTGATGGGAACAATAGCGTTTGGCTCTATGGGTTTCATGTACTACATGTTCCCTTACATCACTGGAAGAATGTATAATGAGACAATGGGCAAGATCCACTTTATTTTAACAATGGTTGGTACCGTCATGGTATTTTTCACACAACACGTATTGGGATTGTACGGAATGCCAAGAAGAGTTTTCGACTACTTACCATTACCTGAATATATCATTATGAATCAAATCTCATCAATTGGTGCAATGGTAATTGGTGTCAGCATGGCGCTGTGGATATTCAACATGATATACAGCTCAGCCAAAGGCAAGGAAGCAGACATGGATGATCCATGGGCACTAGGCGGCAAATACTACTGGTCACATCAGGCAAAGACACCACACCATTAGGATAATACCATGTCACACGAAACACCAATCTATAGGACAAGTCCTGCAAGAACCGCAAAAATGATGGCAATCATGTGCGGTGTCTGCATCGCAGGCGGCGCTTTGTTCTTTGCATTTTGGGATT from Nitrososphaerota archaeon includes the following:
- the npdG gene encoding NADPH-dependent F420 reductase, whose protein sequence is MKIGIIGGTGGMGKGFALRWCKKHEILIGSRDAQRASDAAKEYLQIANQGFGNISGTISGTDNNSVAAQSDVLILSIPYENIDSVCSGLLGNIKDSCTVISPIVPMTKTDIGFEFIPLKENKPFSHQMVQKHMKNKNKLVSAFHVISEKKLIDPNFTLDYDIFVCGDDKESIDVVNGLIVEISGLRPIFLGSGALAYQAEIATPLLLNAMIKNKMKNPGIKIL
- a CDS encoding pyridoxamine 5'-phosphate oxidase family protein, whose product is MRKEVLLKKQKIMHLATIDSKGSPHLVPVWYKKIEKKFYIGTNTRTSKAKNISKNKKVCFCIDVGIWHPIDGMMVSGKARLIKEHNTVKKIAGQILLRYFRTLKEKSAKQLLDQTDCVIEITPLKTTSWHY
- a CDS encoding cytochrome c oxidase subunit I, with the translated sequence MVLELSKPRPIWQIMFSTHHTDVGLLYTITSLSFFFLGGALALLIRAELFLPGSQIISDATTYNRIFTVHGTTLIFLFLLPFASAVGNYFVPIMVRYKDMAYPKLNAVAFWMIPPAGALIWLGFADFSWYATPPYSTIRSPGPSADMWIFAQKILGVSSVLGAINFVVTILKCKHPDLPLSKVPLLAWSFLSSSLIIIVAVPTFAAALVMLLTDRLGVSGFFDPSKGGDPIAYQHLFWFTFHPEVYVLVIPAIGMMYEIIPRFSRRPIFSHGSGIFAFVMLALVGFSSWAHHMYSTGMSFTEKTVFMVGTLAAVPASAMHVFNFIATMWGARIRFATPMMWAVGGIALFFSAGAGGVANAAMPFDFITHDTYWVVGHFHLFVMGTIAFGSMGFMYYMFPYITGRMYNETMGKIHFILTMVGTVMVFFTQHVLGLYGMPRRVFDYLPLPEYIIMNQISSIGAMVIGVSMALWIFNMIYSSAKGKEADMDDPWALGGKYYWSHQAKTPHH
- a CDS encoding histidine phosphatase family protein, which codes for MGLIIFLRHGQAQNNTSRVLAGRAPGVQLTPKGITQANDIGRFLKSLDISHIYASPIERAHKTAQIVGDHVGLPTTVDERLYEIEMGKFSGMAYDDLYAKHGNIFLKFYQDDPIIEENGVETFMQVKSRVMSIVDHVRKEHSGKNVLLVTHMDPIKAMISNILNLNASSLFELIIANASLTIIREEQGKFSLSAINAMNSDRYNQGPF